In the Haliaeetus albicilla chromosome 7, bHalAlb1.1, whole genome shotgun sequence genome, one interval contains:
- the SPOP gene encoding speckle-type POZ protein, protein MSRVPSPPPPAEMSSGPVAESWCYTQIKVVKFSYMWTINNFSFCREEMGEVIKSSTFSSGANDKLKWCLRVNPKGLDEESKDYLSLYLLLVSCPKSEVRAKFKFSILNAKGEETKAMESQRAYRFVQGKDWGFKKFIRRDFLLDEANGLLPDDKLTLFCEVSVVQDSVNISGQNTMNMVKVPECRLADELGGLWENSRFTDCCLCVAGQEFQAHKAILAARSPVFSAMFEHEMEESKKNRVEINDVEPEVFKEMMCFIYTGKAPNLDKMADDLLAAADKYALERLKVMCEDALCSNLSVENAAEILILADLHSADQLKTQAVDFINYHASDVMETSGWKSMVVSHPHLVAEAYRSLASAQCPFLGPPRKRLKQS, encoded by the exons ATGTCAAGGGTGCCgagtcctcctcctccggcaGAAATGTCGAGTGGACCTGTAGCAGAGAGCTGGTGCTACACTCAG ATCAAGGTGGTGAAGTTTTCCTACATGTGGACCATAAACAACTTTAGCTTCTGCCGAGAAGAAATGGGTGAGGTCATCAAAAGCTCAACCTTTTCATCTGGAGCCAATGATAAACTCAAATG GTGTTTACGTGTGAACCCTAAAGGCTTGGATGAAGAAAGTAAAGATTATCTATCCCTCTATCTGTTGCTGGTGAGCTGTCCAAAAAGTGAAGTTCGAGCAAAGTTCAAATTCTCCATCCTGAATgctaaaggagaagaaacaaaagcaatgg AGAGCCAGCGAGCATATCGATTTGTACAAGGCAAGGACTGGGGATTCAAAAAATTTATTAGAAGAGACTTTCTTCTGGATGAGGCCAATGGACTTCTTCCAGATGACAAACTCACTCTCTTCTGTGAG GTGAGTGTGGTACAGGACTCTGTCAATATCTCCGGCCAGAACACTATGAACATGGTGAAGGTACCAGAGTGCCGCTTGGCAGATGAGTTGGGAGGACTCTGGGAGAATTCGCGCTTCACGGACTGCTGTCTGTGCGTTGCAGGCCAGGAATTCCAGGCTCACAAAGCCATACTAGCAG CGCGTTCCCCGGTTTTCAGTGCCATGTTTGAGCATGAGATGGAAGAGAGTAAAAAG AATCGGGTTGAAATCAATGATGTGGAGCCTGAAGTTTTTAAGGAAATGATGTGCTTTATTTACACGGGGAAGGCACCAAATCTTGACAAAATGGCTGATGAtttgctggcagctgctgaCAAG TATGCTCTAGAACGTCTGAAGGTGATGTGTGAGGATGCACTGTGCAGTAACCTGTCTGTGGAAAATGCAGCCGAGATCCTCATTCTAGCTGACCTACATAGTGCTGATCAACTGAAAACTCAAGCAGTGGACTTCATTAACTA TCATGCTTCTGACGTCATGGAGACATCAGGCTGGAAGTCTATGGTAGTATCGCATCCCCATTTGGTGGCTGAGGCATATCGCTCTTTGGCCTCTGCACAGTGTCCCTTTCTGGGACCCCCGCGTAAGCGACTGAAGCAATCCTAA